A region from the Dendropsophus ebraccatus isolate aDenEbr1 chromosome 1, aDenEbr1.pat, whole genome shotgun sequence genome encodes:
- the LOC138784081 gene encoding olfactory receptor 2K2-like: MIFNSSTIPKLMDILLSGNDSISFMQCFVQLYFYMFAASTEDILLSLMAYDRYVAVCKPLHYHLIMNKKKYVSLLLFTWISGCSNSLFLTSSLYQLDLCPSNNIQHFFCDIKALQKITCSQTQFYILLYIESVVLGLFPFLLSLTSYVKIIFIILRIRSTSGRRKAFSTCTSHLAVLIIFYGVALCMYVKPPSGRIEKQDLVFSIMYTAITPMLNPLIYTLRNNEVKAALSRILKIKKTKNII; the protein is encoded by the coding sequence ATGATATTCAACTCCTCCACCATCCCAAAACTTATGGACATTTTACTTTCTGGCAATGACTCCATATCCTTCATGCAATGCTTTGTCCAACTCTACTTTTACATGTTTGCGGCTAGTACGGAGGACATCTTGTTGTCTTTGATGGCCTATGACCGATATGTGGCTGTCTGTAAACCCTTACATTATCACCTGATCATGAATAAGAAGAAGTATGTTTCCCTCTTACTCTTCACCTGGATATCAGGATGTTCTAACTCTTTATTTTTGACCTCCTCGCTCTACCAGTTGGACTTATGTCCTTCTAATAACATTCAACACTTCTTCTGTGATATTAAAGCTTTGCAGAAGATAACTTGTAGTCAAACCCAATTTTACATCTTATTATACATTGAAAGTGTGGTTCTTGGACTTTTTCCATTTTTGCTCAGTTTAACATCTTACGTCAAAATCATTTTCATCATCCTACGTATCCGGTCCACCAGTGGTAGGAGGaaggccttctccacctgtacgTCCCACCTGGCCGTGCTCATCATATTCTATGGTGTGGCTCTATGTATGTACGTGAAGCCTCCTTCAGGACGCATCGAGAAGCAAGATTTGGTGTTCTCCATAATGTACACAGCGATAACTCCAATGTTAAATCCATTAATTTACACCCTAAGAAATAACGAGGTGAAGGCTGCACTATCAAGGATccttaaaataaagaaaacaaagaatataatataa
- the LOC138784076 gene encoding olfactory receptor 1082-like — MDNFEIMAFSNSAINRPLLFALYFFIYLVGLLGNIIIIACVITDLHLHKPMYIFLGNLAAVDMILTTSTLPKLMDILLTGNNTIFYGECFAQLCFYTFTAYTEATLLSFMAYDRYVAICKPLYYHLIMNRRHYMLCLMGIWMFAAFNALFITLIMWQIKICHSNKIQHFFCEIKALNRIVCANIRLHLILYLEIILLGLFPFLLSVTSYIQIISIILRIPSTTGQKKAFST, encoded by the coding sequence ATGGACAATTTTGAAATTATGGCTTTTTCCAATTCAGCAATAAACCGTCCTCTATTATTTGCTCTATATTTCTTCATCTACTTGGTTGGATTATTGGGTAACATCATTATAATCGCATGTGTGATCACTGATCTGCACCTACACAAGCCCATGTACATCTTCCTAGGCAACTTGGCGGCCGTGGATATGATTTTGACAACATCGACTCTACCAAAATTGATGGATATTTTACTCACTGGGAACAACACAATATTCTATGGAGAATGCTTTGCCCAACTGTGTTTTTACACGTTTACTGCCTATACGGAGGCCACACTGCTGTCTTTTATGGCCTATGACcgatatgtggccatctgtaagCCCTTATATTATCACTTGATTATGAATAGGAGACATTATATGTTATGTCTAATGGGTATATGGATGTTCGCCGCTTTTAACGCCTTGTTTATTACTCTAATCATGTGGCAGATAAAAATATGTCATTCTAATAAAATACAGCATTTCTTCTGTGAGATCAAGGCCCTCAACCGAATTGTTTGTGCTAATATTCGACTTCATCTGATCTTGTATTTGGAAATCATCTTACTTGGACTTTTCCCCTTTCTTCTTAGTGTAACATCATACATCCAAATAATATCCATCATTCTCAGGATTCCATCCACAACTGGTCAaaagaaagccttctccacctga